From Curtobacterium sp. SGAir0471, the proteins below share one genomic window:
- the mmsB gene encoding multiple monosaccharide ABC transporter permease, giving the protein MKNLKLLFGKGNSIGQYGMIIALIAILILFSILTNGLILEPTNIINVFLQYSYILILALGMVMVIIAGHIDLSVGSVAAFTGIIVAQSMAQWHFPAWAAIILGLAVGAAVGAWQGFWVAFVKVPAFIVTLAGQLIFRGANQIIGNSTSQPVPSDYAQIGSGFLPDFGPDFGFSNGTLILGLVTCLVLIFLEMRGRQRRKKMQAELVPLWVSIVRTGILVAVTLVATYLFAAGPAGTSIPIVAIILGVLTIVYGFLTKNTIFGRQVYAVGGNANAAVLSGVSARKVNFFVMMNMSVLAAVAGMVFVGYSGASGPADGTGWELDAIAAVFVGGAAVAGGIGTISGSIIGGLVMALLSNGLSLVGLESNRVQIIRGLVLLVAVAFDVYSKSQGRPSLIGGMLKQFQRKDTQDNTVAAQQPRSIEDQPEKVNVQ; this is encoded by the coding sequence ATGAAGAACCTGAAACTGCTCTTCGGCAAGGGCAACAGCATCGGCCAGTACGGCATGATCATCGCGCTCATCGCGATCCTGATCCTGTTCTCGATCCTGACGAACGGGCTCATCCTCGAGCCGACGAACATCATCAACGTGTTCCTGCAGTACTCCTACATCCTCATCCTGGCGCTGGGGATGGTCATGGTGATCATCGCGGGACACATCGACCTGTCGGTCGGTTCGGTCGCGGCGTTCACCGGCATCATCGTCGCCCAGTCGATGGCGCAGTGGCACTTCCCGGCGTGGGCCGCGATCATCCTCGGCCTGGCCGTGGGTGCGGCGGTCGGAGCCTGGCAGGGCTTCTGGGTGGCGTTCGTGAAGGTCCCGGCCTTCATCGTGACCCTGGCCGGCCAGCTCATCTTCCGCGGTGCGAACCAGATCATCGGCAACTCGACCTCGCAGCCCGTCCCGAGCGACTACGCGCAGATCGGCTCCGGCTTCCTGCCCGACTTCGGGCCGGACTTCGGGTTCTCGAACGGCACGCTCATCCTCGGTCTCGTCACCTGCCTCGTGCTGATCTTCCTCGAGATGCGCGGTCGTCAGCGTCGCAAGAAGATGCAGGCCGAGCTCGTCCCGCTCTGGGTCTCGATCGTCCGCACGGGCATCCTGGTCGCCGTCACCCTCGTCGCGACGTACCTGTTCGCCGCCGGCCCGGCCGGTACCTCGATCCCGATCGTCGCGATCATCCTCGGCGTCCTGACCATCGTCTACGGCTTCCTCACCAAGAACACGATCTTCGGCCGCCAGGTCTACGCGGTCGGTGGCAACGCGAACGCCGCCGTCCTGTCGGGTGTCAGCGCCCGCAAGGTCAACTTCTTCGTGATGATGAACATGTCCGTCCTGGCCGCCGTCGCCGGCATGGTCTTCGTCGGCTACTCGGGCGCCTCGGGCCCGGCCGACGGCACCGGCTGGGAGCTCGACGCGATCGCCGCCGTGTTCGTCGGTGGCGCCGCGGTCGCCGGTGGCATCGGGACGATCTCCGGGTCGATCATCGGTGGTCTCGTCATGGCCCTGCTGTCCAACGGCCTGTCGCTGGTGGGCCTCGAGTCCAACCGCGTCCAGATCATCCGCGGTCTCGTCCTGCTCGTCGCCGTCGCCTTCGACGTCTACTCGAAGTCGCAGGGGCGTCCGTCCCTGATCGGCGGGATGTTGAAGCAGTTCCAGCGGAAGGACACCCAGGACAACACGGTGGCCGCGCAGCAGCCGCGGAGCATCGAGGACCAGCCCGAGAAGGTCAACGTCCAGTAA
- the mmsA gene encoding multiple monosaccharide ABC transporter ATP-binding protein: MRSITKEFPGVKALSEVSLSVRAGEIHAICGENGAGKSTLMKVLSGVYPYGTYSGEIVYEGEEVRFKDIKQSEQAGIVIIHQELALIPELSITENLFLGNEPGRFGVIDWTSAQLRAQDLLARVGLDEDPDTQIKNLGVGKQQLVEIAKALHKDVKLLILDEPTAALNENDSQHLLDLIVGLKSKGIASIIISHKLNEIEQIADEITIIRDGKAIETLNVKGDGVNEDRIIRGMVGRSLESRFPDRTPKIGEVFFEVKNWTVQHPQDASRLVAKGSNFHVRRGEIVGFAGLMGAGRTELAMSIFGRSYGNFIDGQIIKDGREIKIANVQQAIQHGLGYVSEDRKALGLNLLDTVKRSTVAADLPKISKAGVVDSLEEYDVAERYRKMLRTKVPTVEENVGKLSGGNQQKVVLSKWMFTDPDLLILDEPTRGIDVGAKFEIYGIIQQLAAQGKGIILISSELPELLGLSDRIYTIFEGQITADVPADQADPETLMRSMTSARKGALIS; this comes from the coding sequence ATGCGGTCGATCACCAAGGAGTTCCCTGGTGTCAAGGCGCTCTCGGAAGTGTCGCTGAGCGTCCGCGCCGGCGAGATCCACGCGATCTGCGGCGAGAACGGCGCCGGCAAGTCGACCCTCATGAAGGTGCTGTCGGGCGTCTACCCGTACGGCACCTACAGCGGCGAGATCGTCTACGAGGGCGAAGAGGTCCGCTTCAAGGACATCAAGCAGTCCGAGCAGGCCGGCATCGTCATCATCCACCAGGAGCTCGCGCTCATCCCCGAGCTGTCGATCACCGAGAACCTGTTCCTCGGCAACGAGCCCGGTCGCTTCGGTGTCATCGACTGGACCAGCGCCCAGCTCCGCGCGCAGGACCTGCTCGCCCGCGTCGGCCTCGACGAGGACCCGGACACGCAGATCAAGAACCTCGGTGTCGGCAAGCAGCAGCTCGTCGAGATCGCGAAGGCCCTGCACAAGGACGTCAAGCTCCTCATCCTCGACGAGCCGACCGCGGCCCTGAACGAGAACGACTCGCAGCACCTGCTCGACCTGATCGTCGGGCTGAAGTCCAAGGGCATCGCGAGCATCATCATCAGCCACAAGCTCAACGAGATCGAGCAGATCGCCGACGAGATCACGATCATCCGTGACGGCAAGGCGATCGAGACGCTCAACGTGAAGGGCGACGGCGTCAACGAGGACCGCATCATCCGCGGGATGGTCGGGCGCTCGCTCGAGAGCCGCTTCCCGGACCGCACCCCGAAGATCGGCGAGGTCTTCTTCGAGGTGAAGAACTGGACCGTCCAGCACCCGCAGGACGCGTCCCGCCTGGTCGCCAAGGGATCGAACTTCCACGTCCGTCGCGGCGAGATCGTCGGCTTCGCGGGCCTGATGGGCGCCGGCCGCACGGAGCTCGCGATGAGCATCTTCGGCCGCTCGTACGGCAACTTCATCGACGGCCAGATCATCAAGGACGGCCGCGAGATCAAGATCGCGAACGTGCAGCAGGCGATCCAGCACGGCCTCGGCTACGTCTCCGAGGACCGCAAGGCCCTCGGCCTGAACCTGCTCGACACGGTGAAGCGCTCCACGGTCGCCGCCGACCTGCCGAAGATCTCGAAGGCCGGCGTCGTCGACTCCCTCGAGGAGTACGACGTCGCCGAGCGCTACCGCAAGATGCTCCGCACCAAGGTGCCGACCGTCGAGGAGAACGTCGGCAAGCTGTCCGGCGGGAACCAGCAGAAGGTCGTCCTGTCCAAGTGGATGTTCACCGACCCGGACCTGCTGATCCTCGACGAGCCCACCCGCGGCATCGACGTCGGCGCGAAGTTCGAGATCTACGGCATCATCCAGCAGCTCGCGGCGCAGGGGAAGGGGATCATCCTCATCTCCTCCGAGCTCCCCGAACTCCTCGGCCTCTCCGACCGGATCTACACGATCTTCGAGGGCCAGATCACGGCCGACGTCCCCGCGGACCAGGCCGACCCCGAAACCCTCATGCGCAGCATGACCTCCGCGCGGAAGGGCGCACTGATCTCATGA
- a CDS encoding LacI family DNA-binding transcriptional regulator, which yields MASPRTQQPRSPSIRDVARVAGVSHQTVSRVLNNSDAIRAETKDRVLAAMEQLQYRPNRAARALVTSRTHTIGVLTAQRSHYGPAATMQAIEDAAVTRGYSVTTANIAAATDEAVRDGLGHLLDQDVDGIIVIAPQQRVFDLIEELGMRTPYVALRTSGGDERSTLFIDQMEGARLATAHLLDLGHEYVRHLAGPQDWIEAEARMQGFLREMSDRDMPVVPPILGDWTADFGYHAGRELLRYRDCTAIFCSNDAMALGVMHAARSYGLDVPGDLSVVGYDDIPEAKHLWPPLTTVEVDFPELGRRCVELLLPSEGHALRPVDLVPQLVVRGSTGAPRRR from the coding sequence ATGGCGTCACCGCGGACACAGCAACCGCGCTCGCCCAGCATCCGCGACGTCGCGCGGGTCGCCGGCGTCTCGCACCAGACGGTGTCGCGCGTGCTCAACAACTCGGACGCGATCCGTGCCGAGACGAAGGACCGCGTGCTCGCCGCGATGGAGCAGCTGCAGTACCGGCCGAACCGGGCTGCGCGCGCCCTCGTCACCAGCCGGACGCACACGATCGGCGTGCTCACCGCGCAGCGCTCGCACTACGGTCCGGCCGCGACGATGCAGGCGATCGAGGACGCCGCCGTCACGCGCGGCTACTCGGTCACGACCGCGAACATCGCCGCCGCCACCGACGAGGCGGTCCGCGACGGCCTCGGGCACCTGCTCGACCAGGACGTCGACGGCATCATCGTCATCGCCCCGCAGCAGCGCGTGTTCGACCTCATCGAGGAGCTCGGCATGCGGACGCCCTACGTGGCGCTCCGCACGAGCGGCGGCGACGAGCGCTCGACGCTCTTCATCGACCAGATGGAGGGCGCCCGGCTGGCGACCGCGCACCTGCTCGACCTCGGGCACGAGTACGTACGGCACCTGGCGGGGCCGCAGGACTGGATCGAGGCCGAGGCCCGGATGCAGGGGTTCCTGCGCGAGATGTCCGACCGGGACATGCCCGTCGTCCCGCCGATCCTGGGGGACTGGACCGCGGACTTCGGCTACCACGCCGGCCGCGAACTCCTGCGGTACCGGGACTGCACGGCGATCTTCTGCTCGAACGACGCGATGGCGCTCGGGGTCATGCACGCGGCGCGCTCCTACGGCCTCGACGTGCCGGGCGACCTGTCCGTGGTCGGCTACGACGACATCCCCGAGGCAAAGCACCTCTGGCCACCGCTGACCACGGTGGAGGTCGACTTCCCGGAGCTCGGTCGCCGCTGCGTGGAACTGCTCCTGCCGTCCGAGGGGCACGCGCTCCGCCCGGTCGACCTCGTGCCGCAGCTCGTGGTGCGCGGATCGACGGGCGCACCCCGCCGTCGCTGA
- a CDS encoding cell wall-binding repeat-containing protein — MHPQNEADPTAPAAAATVRGATTPRDARAPRRPLNHRTVPRALRGRSIVAAIAAVAALVGAVLLPTTATAASTDGRLVGQVFLEDEGMAPPATIDVVDASGYVVTSVDQAAHGSFVATVPAGTYWLSLRDPSDEQKFVAQSWYPDAPTQREATKVVVGAGQTVRLGAFTAHHPGIVVGEWKYPAGTSHPDVFGVVTAWRLDEHGGRPVLVSGTDIDQQSDESWTITGLVAGRYVLRFSALDGSWATSWWAGSRWATDPAAATPLTVRPGQFDTGMVIDLQEPVRDVTRIDGGNRYDVSAAVAERIPGTGGTVYVANGENFPDALTAGPVAAHDHAPLLLVTPTAIPDVVRRAIVARAPARIVVVGGPPSVSADVFTQLQGLAPDVRRVSGADRYAVARQLATDTWGASGASSMYLANGTGFADALSAGAAAAYDDVPLMITPGKWTADPAAAAVRRSLGVESVWAVGGAISLSDAVAHDVAGDKWSGRYEGATRFDVSANLSWDVFAPFGGYSDTVYVAVGTKFPDALSGTPLAAVSGSPLVIVKPGCIPEDTLDFIDSFGANHVVLLGGPASLDGNVAALRSCG, encoded by the coding sequence GTGCATCCTCAGAACGAGGCGGACCCGACCGCCCCCGCTGCCGCCGCCACGGTCCGCGGCGCCACGACGCCGCGCGACGCCCGGGCGCCGCGCCGGCCCTTGAACCACCGCACCGTGCCGCGTGCCCTGCGGGGGCGGTCCATCGTCGCGGCGATCGCCGCCGTGGCCGCGCTCGTCGGCGCGGTCCTGCTGCCGACCACCGCGACCGCCGCCTCGACCGACGGGCGCCTCGTCGGTCAGGTCTTCCTCGAGGACGAAGGCATGGCCCCGCCTGCGACGATCGACGTGGTCGACGCGAGCGGGTACGTCGTCACGTCGGTCGACCAGGCGGCGCACGGTTCGTTCGTCGCGACGGTGCCGGCGGGCACCTACTGGTTGTCGCTGCGGGATCCCTCCGACGAACAGAAGTTCGTAGCGCAGTCCTGGTACCCGGACGCCCCGACGCAGCGCGAGGCGACGAAGGTCGTCGTGGGCGCGGGGCAGACCGTCCGGCTCGGGGCCTTCACCGCGCACCACCCCGGCATCGTCGTCGGCGAGTGGAAGTACCCGGCGGGCACCTCCCACCCTGACGTCTTCGGCGTCGTCACCGCGTGGCGCCTCGACGAGCACGGCGGCCGCCCCGTCCTGGTGAGCGGCACCGACATCGACCAGCAGTCCGACGAGTCGTGGACGATCACCGGGCTCGTCGCCGGGCGGTACGTCCTGCGGTTCAGCGCACTCGACGGCAGCTGGGCGACGAGCTGGTGGGCCGGCTCGCGCTGGGCGACCGACCCCGCGGCCGCGACGCCGCTGACCGTCCGACCCGGACAGTTCGACACCGGCATGGTGATCGACCTGCAGGAGCCCGTCCGCGACGTCACCCGCATCGACGGCGGGAACCGGTACGACGTCTCGGCGGCGGTCGCCGAGCGGATCCCCGGCACCGGCGGCACGGTCTACGTCGCCAACGGCGAGAACTTCCCCGACGCGCTGACGGCCGGACCGGTCGCCGCGCACGACCACGCGCCGCTCCTGCTCGTCACCCCGACCGCGATCCCCGACGTCGTGCGCCGGGCGATCGTCGCCCGTGCTCCCGCCCGCATCGTCGTCGTCGGCGGACCGCCGTCGGTCTCCGCCGACGTGTTCACGCAGCTGCAGGGCCTCGCGCCCGACGTCCGTCGGGTGTCCGGAGCGGACCGGTACGCGGTCGCCCGGCAGCTCGCGACCGACACGTGGGGTGCCAGCGGTGCGTCGAGCATGTACCTAGCGAACGGCACCGGTTTCGCGGACGCGCTCTCCGCGGGGGCCGCGGCCGCGTACGACGACGTCCCGCTGATGATCACGCCGGGCAAGTGGACGGCCGACCCCGCCGCGGCTGCGGTCCGGCGATCGCTCGGCGTCGAGTCGGTCTGGGCCGTCGGCGGCGCGATCTCGCTGAGCGACGCAGTGGCGCACGACGTGGCCGGCGACAAGTGGTCCGGTCGCTACGAGGGCGCGACCCGCTTCGACGTGTCGGCGAACCTGTCGTGGGACGTCTTCGCACCGTTCGGCGGCTACAGCGACACGGTCTACGTCGCGGTGGGCACGAAGTTCCCGGACGCGCTGTCCGGCACGCCGCTCGCCGCGGTCTCCGGCTCGCCGCTCGTCATCGTGAAGCCCGGCTGCATCCCCGAGGACACCCTGGACTTCATCGACTCGTTCGGGGCGAACCACGTCGTGCTGCTCGGCGGACCGGCATCGCTCGACGGCAACGTCGCGGCACTCCGGTCCTGCGGCTGA
- a CDS encoding magnesium and cobalt transport protein CorA, whose protein sequence is MARIDDAVYIRGRRVPGPATLRSVADPYTAADRHAVTADDGALAWIGLLRPDDAELEAVAAEFDLHENAVEDARKGHQRAKLERYGDTLFLVLRPARHRADTNEVEFGEVHLFVGRQFVVSVRHAEEPDLAAVRCRVEADPEFLAMGSEAVTAAVLDEIVDGYAPVVEVIQDQVDAIEDQLFAGQVDPGVSKRIYQLLSEVLGFQRATAPVPAMVRGLLRGAEKYGVDDEVQHRLRNVLDHALRVTERVDSFRALLENALTLHSTLVTQEQNEAMRRMTSASLAQGEESRQLARAAHRQGEEVKKISSWAAILFAPGLIAGVYGMNFDHMPELHWEYGYPVAIVAMLALAGILWLVFRKRNWL, encoded by the coding sequence ATGGCACGCATCGACGACGCCGTCTACATCAGAGGACGACGTGTCCCCGGCCCCGCGACCCTGCGCTCCGTCGCGGATCCCTACACGGCTGCGGATCGACATGCGGTCACGGCGGACGACGGCGCGCTCGCGTGGATCGGACTGCTGCGCCCCGACGACGCCGAGCTCGAGGCGGTCGCCGCCGAGTTCGACCTGCACGAGAACGCCGTCGAGGACGCCCGCAAGGGACACCAGCGCGCCAAGCTCGAGCGGTACGGCGACACGCTCTTCCTGGTGCTCCGCCCCGCACGGCACCGCGCGGACACGAACGAGGTCGAGTTCGGCGAGGTGCACCTGTTCGTCGGACGGCAGTTCGTGGTGAGCGTCCGGCACGCCGAGGAGCCCGACCTCGCCGCCGTGCGCTGCCGGGTCGAGGCGGACCCGGAGTTCCTCGCGATGGGGTCCGAGGCCGTCACGGCGGCCGTGCTCGACGAGATCGTGGACGGCTACGCCCCGGTGGTCGAGGTCATCCAGGACCAGGTCGACGCGATCGAGGACCAGCTCTTCGCCGGCCAGGTCGACCCCGGCGTCTCCAAGCGCATCTACCAGCTGCTCAGCGAGGTGCTCGGGTTCCAGCGCGCCACGGCCCCGGTGCCGGCGATGGTGCGCGGGCTGCTCCGGGGCGCCGAGAAGTACGGCGTCGACGACGAGGTGCAGCACCGGCTGCGCAACGTGCTCGACCACGCCCTGCGGGTGACCGAGCGCGTGGACTCGTTCCGGGCGCTGCTCGAGAACGCCCTGACGCTGCACTCGACCCTCGTCACGCAGGAGCAGAACGAGGCGATGCGCCGGATGACGAGCGCGTCGCTGGCGCAGGGCGAGGAGAGCCGGCAGTTGGCGCGGGCCGCACACCGTCAGGGCGAGGAGGTCAAGAAGATCTCCTCGTGGGCGGCGATCCTGTTCGCGCCGGGGCTCATCGCGGGCGTCTACGGCATGAACTTCGACCACATGCCGGAGCTGCACTGGGAGTACGGGTACCCGGTCGCGATCGTGGCGATGCTCGCCCTGGCGGGGATCCTCTGGCTCGTGTTCCGGAAGCGCAACTGGCTCTGA
- the idi gene encoding isopentenyl-diphosphate Delta-isomerase, producing MNTFPESVVLLAEDRTPIGTAEKFAVHTEDTPLHLAFSCHVRNAEGKVLVTRRALSKKTWPGVWTNTFCGHPGPDEAFEDAVARRASRELGITVRDVELVLPDFRYRAVDASGIVENEVCPVFRAVTDDVPAPADDEVAEVAWVSEDELRASVAAAPFAWSPWLGWQLAELEQQGLRVTR from the coding sequence ATGAACACTTTCCCGGAATCCGTCGTCCTGCTCGCCGAAGACCGCACTCCGATCGGCACCGCCGAGAAGTTCGCGGTGCACACCGAGGACACCCCGCTCCACCTCGCGTTCTCGTGCCACGTGCGCAACGCCGAGGGCAAGGTCCTCGTGACCCGGCGCGCCCTGTCGAAGAAGACGTGGCCGGGGGTGTGGACGAACACGTTCTGCGGGCACCCCGGTCCGGACGAGGCGTTCGAGGACGCCGTCGCCCGCCGGGCATCCCGCGAGCTCGGCATCACGGTCCGCGACGTCGAGCTCGTGCTGCCCGACTTCCGGTACCGCGCGGTCGACGCGTCGGGCATCGTCGAGAACGAGGTCTGCCCGGTGTTCCGTGCCGTGACCGACGACGTCCCGGCCCCCGCGGACGACGAGGTCGCCGAGGTCGCCTGGGTCTCCGAGGACGAACTGCGGGCGTCGGTCGCCGCCGCACCGTTCGCGTGGAGCCCGTGGCTCGGCTGGCAGCTCGCCGAGCTCGAGCAGCAGGGGCTGCGCGTCACCCGCTGA
- a CDS encoding polyprenyl synthetase family protein, which produces MSEEAATVAQIDLALVDDCIERFFAVSSARARRFGRPSEELWRVLRRASMGGKRFRPRMVLTAYAGLGGTDAHAAANVAAAYELLHTALVVHDDVIDRDWSRRGEPNVAGSFRDTGTTGGLALPTAEHRGVSAAVIAGDLALAATTRFIEASGVTGDRRARLLEILDDAVFASAAGEMTDVDLALGVMPTVDEVLAMERAKTSVYSFEAPLQSGAVLAGAPESVVEALGAFGREIGIAYQIVDDLLGVYGDETVTGKSVLGDLREGKRTMLIAYAATTDCWDDIAPYLGDPDLTEDRAAELRATLETCGAKSAAESRIAEHAALARAELAALPYELAERLEHLVSELLERVR; this is translated from the coding sequence ATGAGCGAGGAAGCGGCCACCGTGGCGCAGATCGACCTCGCACTGGTCGACGACTGCATCGAGCGCTTCTTCGCGGTGTCGTCGGCCCGTGCGCGTCGGTTCGGCAGACCGTCCGAGGAACTCTGGCGGGTGCTCCGTCGAGCGAGCATGGGCGGCAAGCGCTTCCGTCCGCGCATGGTCCTGACCGCGTACGCCGGGCTCGGCGGCACGGACGCCCACGCCGCCGCGAACGTCGCAGCGGCGTACGAGCTGCTGCACACCGCGCTGGTCGTGCACGACGACGTCATCGACCGCGACTGGTCGCGCCGTGGGGAGCCGAACGTCGCCGGCTCCTTCCGCGACACCGGCACCACGGGTGGCCTGGCGCTGCCCACCGCCGAGCACCGCGGGGTCAGCGCAGCGGTCATCGCGGGCGACCTCGCGCTCGCCGCGACGACCCGCTTCATCGAGGCGTCCGGTGTCACCGGTGACCGTCGCGCCAGGCTGCTCGAGATCCTCGACGACGCGGTCTTCGCGAGCGCCGCCGGCGAGATGACCGACGTCGACCTCGCGCTCGGCGTGATGCCGACCGTCGACGAGGTGCTCGCCATGGAACGGGCGAAGACGAGCGTCTACTCCTTCGAGGCCCCGCTGCAGTCCGGCGCCGTGCTCGCCGGTGCGCCCGAGTCCGTGGTCGAGGCCCTCGGTGCCTTCGGCCGCGAGATCGGCATCGCGTACCAGATCGTCGACGACCTGCTCGGGGTCTACGGCGACGAGACCGTGACCGGCAAGTCGGTGCTCGGCGACCTCCGCGAGGGCAAGCGCACCATGCTCATCGCCTATGCCGCGACCACCGACTGCTGGGACGACATCGCGCCGTACCTCGGCGACCCCGACCTGACCGAGGACCGCGCGGCCGAGCTCCGTGCGACCCTGGAGACCTGCGGCGCGAAGTCCGCGGCGGAGTCCCGGATCGCCGAGCACGCCGCCCTCGCCCGCGCCGAGCTCGCGGCCCTGCCCTACGAGCTCGCCGAACGACTGGAGCACCTGGTGTCCGAACTGCTGGAGCGCGTGCGGTGA
- a CDS encoding phytoene/squalene synthase family protein, with protein sequence MTQTAPPRLPLYDATAEAASGVVIERYSTSFGLASRLLTKDTREHIRNVYALVRVADEVVDGPATEAGLDHDLARTVLDELEADTERAMRLGFSVNPVVHAFARTARTTGFGPELTKPFFASMRMDLEQTEHDQESFDRYVYGSAEVVGLMCLRAFVYRAGRPTFDDAVLVDGARALGAAFQKVNFLRDLHADFEVLGRSYFPGVDVRTFDEATKDRLVADVQADLDRAARTVPLLPVDARKAVGLAHALFQELNDRIAACPADRLVTTRVRVPNPVKAQLAARVLAGRAPLPSRAAHHRSGGRA encoded by the coding sequence GTGACCCAGACCGCACCACCGCGTCTGCCCCTCTACGACGCGACGGCCGAGGCCGCCTCCGGGGTCGTCATCGAGCGCTACTCCACCTCGTTCGGGCTGGCGAGCCGGCTCCTCACCAAGGACACCCGCGAGCACATCCGCAACGTGTACGCCCTGGTCCGCGTGGCCGACGAGGTCGTCGACGGCCCGGCGACCGAGGCCGGGCTCGACCACGACCTGGCCCGGACGGTCCTGGACGAGCTCGAGGCCGACACCGAGCGTGCGATGCGCCTCGGCTTCTCGGTGAACCCCGTCGTGCACGCCTTCGCCCGCACGGCACGCACGACCGGTTTCGGGCCGGAGCTCACGAAGCCGTTCTTCGCGTCGATGCGCATGGACCTCGAGCAGACGGAGCACGACCAGGAGTCGTTCGACCGGTACGTGTACGGCTCCGCCGAGGTCGTCGGCCTGATGTGCCTCCGTGCCTTCGTGTACCGCGCCGGCCGACCGACCTTCGACGACGCCGTGCTCGTGGACGGGGCGCGGGCGCTCGGAGCGGCCTTCCAGAAGGTGAACTTCCTGCGGGACCTGCACGCCGACTTCGAGGTGCTCGGCCGCTCGTACTTCCCGGGCGTCGACGTCCGCACCTTCGACGAGGCCACGAAGGACCGCCTGGTCGCCGACGTCCAGGCGGACCTCGACCGCGCCGCGCGCACCGTCCCGCTGCTCCCGGTCGACGCCCGCAAGGCCGTCGGGCTCGCGCACGCGCTGTTCCAGGAGCTCAACGACCGCATCGCCGCCTGCCCGGCGGACCGTCTGGTGACGACGCGCGTGCGCGTCCCGAACCCGGTGAAGGCGCAGCTCGCCGCACGCGTGCTCGCGGGGCGCGCCCCGCTGCCGTCCCGCGCGGCCCACCACCGGTCCGGAGGCCGTGCATGA